Proteins encoded together in one Miscanthus floridulus cultivar M001 chromosome 16, ASM1932011v1, whole genome shotgun sequence window:
- the LOC136513689 gene encoding gibberellin 2-beta-dioxygenase 3-like, translating into MVVLAAKPPALDQISLLRSPQPGDAASFFGVPAVDLSSPGAALTVVDACERFGFFKVVNHGVPTGVVDRLEAEAVRFFASPQPDKDACGPANPLGYGNKLIGRNGDMGWLEYLLLAFDGGGHAASVAKASPVPSSSLRDAVNQYVAAVRGLATSVLEVAAEGLGVAPRDALSAMVTDAASDQVFRINHYPACPLLQRLPDSCGVTGFGEHTDPQLVSVLRSNGTAGLQVALHDDDGRWVPVPPDRDAFFVIVGDSLQVLTNGRLKSVRHRVVANSLKPRVSMIYFAGPAPAQRMAPLPQLLGHGEQSLYRDFTWGDYKKAAYRSRLGDNRLEPFRIQ; encoded by the exons ATGGTCGTCCTCGCCGCGAAGCCGCCGGCGCTCGACCAAATCTCCCTGCTTCGATCCCCCCAGCCCGGGGACGCCGCGTCCTTCTTCGGCGTGCCGGCCGTCGACCTGTCCAGCCCCGGCGCGGCTCTGACCGTCGTGGACGCGTGCGAGCGGTTCGGCTTCTTCAAGGTCGTCAACCACGGCGTGCCAACGGGCGTCGTGGACCGGCTGGAGGCCGAGGCCGTCAGGTTCTTCGCGTCGCCGCAGCCGGACAAGGACGCGTGCGGCCCCGCCAACCCGCTCGGGTACGGGAACAAGCTCATCGGCCGCAATGGCGACATGGGGTGGCTCGAGTACCTCCTCCTCGCCTTCGATGGCGGCGGCCACGCCGCCTCGGTGGCCAAGGCCTCCCCTGTCCCGTCATCCTCGCTGCG GGACGCGGTGAACCAGTACGTCGCCGCCGTGAGGGGCCTGGCGACGTCGGTgctggaggtggcggcggaggggCTCGGCGTGGCGCCGAGGGACGCGCTGAGCGCCATGGTGACGGACGCGGCGAGCGACCAGGTGTTCCGGATCAACCACTACCCGGCGTGCCCGCTGCTGCAGCGCCTGCCGGACTCGTGCGGCGTCACCGGCTTCGGCGAGCACACGGACCCGCAGCTGGTGTCCGTGCTGCGCTCCAACGGCACGGCCGGCCTGCAGGTCgcgctccacgacgacgacgggCGGTGGGTGCCCGTGCCGCCCGACCGCGACGCCTTCTTCGTCATCGTCGGCGACTCGCTGCAG GTGCTGACGAATGGGAGGCTGAAAAGTGTGCGGCACCGGGTGGTGGCCAACAGCCTGAAGCCGCGGGTGTCCATGATCTACTTCGCGGGACCGGCGCCGGCGCAGCGGATGGCGCCATTGCCGCAGCTGCTGGGGCACGGCGAGCAGAGCTTGTACAGGGACTTCACATGGGGCGACTACAAGAAGGCTGCCTACCGATCGCGCCTCGGAGACAACCGCCTGGAACCCTTCCGCATCCAGTGA